One Nocardiopsis gilva YIM 90087 genomic window, TTCCGTCCCTAGTGTGCCTTTCATGGCGCATGGAAGAGAATCGATGACGACCCGGCTGTGGGGGATGAGCGCACTTTTCGTGGCCCTCGTGTCCGCGCTCGCCGCGTGCACACCCCCATCCTCGGCCCAGCCCTCCCCAACCGCGGCGCCCCGCAACATCGACGACGCCGACTTCTTCCGCCGCCTGCGCGATGAGACCGGGGCGCAGATCGAGAACCACACGCTCGACCATCCCGATCTGACGAGCCAGTCGGCCACAGAGCAGCGTCGCCAGACGCGCGACCTCCGGCACCTATGAGGGGGAGTTCGGCCGCCGCCCCACGCTGTTGCGCCCGCCGTATGGCAGTTTCGACGATGACACGCTGCGCGCCGTCGCGGAATGCGGCGCGACGCACGTCGTGCACTGGAGCGCCGAGATTCTTCAACGGCCGGATTCAATTCGCCCCGGGTGATCGGCTGCGCCCCGGCGACATCGTGCTGATGCATTTCCGTGAGCAATTCCGCGAGGACGTCGACAGGTTCGTCCAGGAAGCGGAGGAATCCGGGCTGGAGCCCGCCCTTCTGGAGGACTACCTGACATGAGTTTTCCCCTGCACCGGTCCACGGCCGGACACCGGGCGGTGATGGGCGTGGCGGCCGCCGGGAGCGCCGCGGCCTTCGCGGTCACCTATGCGCTGCTGGTCCACACCCCAGCCGGGCAGCGTATCGAGGACGGGATCCTGGGCGACGCCTACGCCAACCTCGCCGTCTCCCTGCGGGGCGGGGTGACGGAGTGGGGTGCGCTGCTCAGCGGGCTGCACTGGCTGACCGCACCGATGATCCTCGTCGCCGGTCTCGCAGTGGTGGCGGTGACCGGCCTGGCCCAGCGGCGGGTGCGGGTGAGCGCCGTGGCGCTGGGCATGGTCGTCGCGGCGGCCGGGGCCACCTTCGTGCTGAAGGCGGGGCTGCTCTCGCGCCCGCCGCTGAACCCGGGGAGCGGGTGGGGAGGCGGCGGCAACAGCTTTCCCAGCGGGCATGTCACGCTCGCGGTGGCACTGGTGTTGGCCCTGCTGCTCGTGGTGCCCGCTCGCATTCGGCCCCTGGTGGCGGGCGCGGGGGCGCT contains:
- a CDS encoding polysaccharide deacetylase family protein, with amino-acid sequence MAHGRESMTTRLWGMSALFVALVSALAACTPPSSAQPSPTAAPRNIDDADFFRRLRDETGAQIENHTLDHPDLTSQSATEQRRQTRDLRHL